One Lampris incognitus isolate fLamInc1 chromosome 14, fLamInc1.hap2, whole genome shotgun sequence DNA window includes the following coding sequences:
- the cc2d1b gene encoding coiled-coil and C2 domain-containing protein 1B, with protein sequence MFGKKKRAPMPKGQGAAAAKQMGLFVDFNPEEMMIGMEENLDDPDLEAELAAITGNKAAAAGGSTRQKARTPLPMEDIARMADECMRDVDEDEDEDDDDVEDDDDLLAELQEVVGVEDDEDTSNATPASSVTAELSPTDTPESSLMQHQETKVSSASGSLQHTLEERIGMYKTAIQNAKTSGESSKARRYERGLKTLETMLIAVKKGRNVNEAEIPPPVATGAPSAPARPPLPPRPTPSVAAPPEPTPTEQQVESEAETMPVVPEIVTPVSEEEQLSSTTLPTLSSLLSPEEETKEPTGQSHDSQSDGSEATRAMLLERQKEYKMAALRAKKQGDVEQAKLHFRTSKRFDAVIEALEKGQPVDLSGLPPSPAQGEGTGPAADKEAVSGQNTQVTQTVAAVQAPASVPAPPKTVLEALEQRRAKYLEASAQAKAGGDDRKARMHDRIAKQYQSAIRSHKAGKAVNFEELPTPPGFPPIPGQEVAGAEQGFTAVLEAANKLASTDPPAMADEEGDEEKEEEEQTKPPVPDKTKKPILAVPPTAQVRKRTPSPSPDRITTREGLPPKVLQQLDFLEGRKKQYMKAALQAKQKNDMEQAKHFLRTAKCFDPMIEATRNAKTVDISKVPSPPGDEDEDFILVHHMDVQISERAEEVYSQLAKILKEQYEKCMTYSKKFTHLGNITETTKFEKMAEGCKKSLEILKLSQAQGLDPPKHHFEERTYNTVRIFPDLSSTEMVVVIVKGMNLPAPSGIQTNDLDAYIKFDLPYPSTEQPQRHKTAVIKNTNSPDYNQSFTLSINRNHRGFRRVIQSKGLKLEVLHKGGFLRSDKPVGMAHVKLEKLETQSEVREIVEVMDGRKPTGGRVEVRVRLREPLSGQDLQTTTERWLVLDQSKVLL encoded by the exons ATGTTTGGTAAAAAGAAGAGGGCACCGATGCCCAAGGGTCAGGGCGCCGCTGCAGCCAAACAG ATGGGTCTGTTTGTAGACTTCAATCCAGAGGAGATGATGATCGGCATGGAGGAAAACCTGGACGACCCGGATTTGGAGGCAGAGCTTGCTGCCATTACGGGGAATAAAGCTGCTGCTGCCGGCGGAAGCACCAGGCAGAAAGCAAGGA CACCCTTACCTATGGAAGACATAGCAAGAATGGCTGATGAGTGTATGAGGGACgtggatgaagatgaagatgaggatgatgaCGATGTCGAAGACGATGACGATTTACTG gcGGAGCTGCAGGAAGTGGTTGGTGTTGAGGATGATGAGGACACCTCAAATGCCACCCCCGCATCCTCTGTCACTGCTGAATTGTCTCCAACAGATACACCAGAATCTTCACTAATGCAG CATCAGGAGACCAAGGTCTCCTCAGCCTCAGGCAGTCTCCAGCACACCCTGGAGGAGAGGATTGGCATGTACAAGACCGCCATACAGAATGCAAAGACTTCAGGGGAGTCTTCTAAAGCCAGGAGATATGAGCGGGGCCTGAAG ACTCTTGAGACCATGTTAATTGCTGTTAAGAAAGGAAGAAATGTCAATGAGGCAGAGATCCCTCCACCAGTTGCCACAGGAGCCCCAAGTGCTCCTGCTCGACCTCCACTTCCCCCACGACCCACTCCCTCAGTAGCTGCTCCACCTGAACCCACTCCTACTGAGCAGCAGGTGGAGTCGGAGGCCGAGACGATGCCTGTGGTACCAGAGATAGTAACGCCCGTCAGTGAGGAGGAACAGCTTTCATCTACCACACTGCCCACTCTGAGCAGCCTCCTGTCCCCAGAAGAGGAGACAAAAGAACCCACAGGACAGTCTCATGACAGTCAGTCAGATG GGAGTGAGGCGACCAGGGCAATGCTTCTGGAGAGGCAGAAGGAATACAAGATGGCAGCCTTGAGAGCTAAGAAGCAAGGAGACGTGGAGCAAGCCAAGTTGCATTTTAGGACTAGCAAG AGGTTTGATGCGGTAATTGAGGCGTTGGAGAAGGGACAGCCAGTTGACCTGAGTGGTCTACCTCCCTCGCCAGCTCAGG GGGAAGGAACAGGCCCTGCAGCAGACAAAGAAGCTGTCTCTGGCCAAAACACACAGGTTACACAAACTGTTGCAGCAGTCCAAG CACCTGCATCTGTCCCTGCACCTCCCAAGACTGTCCTGGAGGCCCTTGAGCAGAGGAGAGCCAAGTATCTGGAGGCATCTGCTCAGGCTAAAGCAGGCGGGGATGACCGCAAGGCCCGAATGCATGACCGCATTGCCAAG CAATACCAGAGTGCCATCCGATCCCACAAAGCAGGCAAAGCTGTGAACTTTGAGGAGCTCCCTACTCCCCCCG GCTTTCCTCCAATCCCTGGCCAGGAAGTTGCAGGAGCTGAGCAGGGATTCACTGCTGTGCTGGAGGCAGCCAATAAGCTTGCATCTACTGACCCACCAGCGATGGCAGATGAAGAAGGCGatgaagagaaggaggaggaggaacag ACTAAGCCTCCTGTTCCTGATAAAACAAAGAAGCCCATATTAGCTGTTCCTCCCACAGCTCAGGTGCGAAAGCGAACACCGTCTCCTTCTCCTGACAGAATCACCACCAGGGAGGGCCTCCCTCCCAAAG TACTTCAGCAGCTGGACTTCCTGGAGGGACGCAAAAAGCAGTACATGAAGGCGGCCCTGCAGGCTAAGCAGAAGAATGACATGGAACAGGCCAAACATTTCCTCCGCACCGCTAAATGCTTCGATCCCATGATTGAAGCGACACGCAACGCCAAGACTGTGGACATTAGCAAG GTACCCTCACCCCCTGGGGATGAAGACGAGGACTTCATCCTGGTGCACCACATGGATGTGCAGATCTCCGAGAGAGCAGAGGAAGTCTACTCACAGCTGGCCAAGATACTCAAAGAGCAGTATGAG AAATGTATGACTTACTCCAAGAAATTTACACACCTGGGGAACATCACAGAAACAACAAA gttTGAGAAGATGGCAGAAGGCTGTAAGAAGAGTCTGGAGATTCTGAAGTTGTCTCAGGCCCAGGGTCTTGACCCCCCTAAACACCACTTTGAGGAGAGGACCTACAATACAGTCAG AATATTCCCAGATCTGAGCAGCACTGAGATGGTGGTGGTGATCGTGAAAGGGATGAATCTACCTGCTCCCAGCG GTATCCAAACAAATGACCTAGACGCCTATATCAAGTTTGACTTGCCCTATCCCAGTACC GAGCAACCGCAGAGACATAAAACAGCAGTCATCAAGAACACCAACTCACCAG ATTACAACCAGAGCTTCACACTGTCCATCAACCGCAACCACAGAGGCTTCAGGAGAGTCATTCAGTCCAAAGGGCTCAAACTGGAGGTGCTGCACAAAGG GGGCTTCCTGCGGAGTGACAAGCCAGTGGGAATGGCCCATGTGAAGCTGGAGAAACTGGAGACCCAGAGTGAAGTCAGGGAAATTGTTGAG GTAATGGATGGCCGCAAGCCTACGGGGGGTCGTGTGGAAGTGAGGGTCCGTCTGAGGGAGCCCCTGAGTGGTCAGGACCTGCAGACCACCACGGAGCGCTGGCTAGTCCTCGACCAGTCGAAG GTTCTGCTCTAG